The Natribaculum luteum genome contains the following window.
CCGATGCCAACGAACTTCGACACACATAAACGGCTGTTGGTCGTTACGTCGGACGAATGCCGGAACCGTCGAAGCTGCGCGACAGCACGCAGATCGTCCTTCCACGGGAGGCCATACACGGCCTCGAGGCGCAGCTCGACGACGAGTTCACCGTCACGATCTTCGACGAGACCGACGATTACTGCCGGATCATCGGCAGCCCCGTCGAGATCAAACGGGCGAGCAAGTTCCTCGCTCGCCACGGCGTCAGCATGCGATAGCGTCCCCCTCGAGCGGATCGGCGGCCCCCTTCTTATCGTTCCGGGTGCGTCGTCGCGTCGAAGCCACCGCGAACCAGCGGCTTCGCGACGTGGCGACGCGCACACGGTGGCACCTCGTACCACCCTTCCTCGAGGTCACGCTCGAGTTCGACCTCCGCTTTCCCGGCCGCGGTCGTCCCGCAGTCGCGACACCGGTAGCCCTGGTTTCGGCCGGCGCTCTCCATCGATCGGCCGCAGTCGGGGCAGGTCGGCGTCACCCGCTCGGTCCGGACGAGGTCGCGAACCGCGAACTTCTCGAGTTTGCACGTCCCCCGCGAGACCTCCCCGCAGACGGTGAGCCGGTCGCCGACGCGCAGGGCGCGCACGCGGTCCCGGAAGCGTTTGGTCGGCTCGAAAGCGGCACACTCGAGGCGGTCGCCGCCGTCGTCTTGCGTCGCTGCCGCCCCCTCTCGAGTCTTCGGTTCGTTCGCGCGGTCCGAGCGCCCGGCACCGTCCTCGAGCGTGAAGAAGACGTGACCGCCACGCCGGGTTTCGGGTTCTGTGGCGACCGTCCCCTCGAGACGGTAGGCCCTGCCGTCGCGGGCGTCGGCGATCGATCCGTCCCGGAGGTGAGCGTCGGTACCCTGGTTGGTGACGAACAGCTGCGTTCGGTCGACGGGCTCGCTCTCGATTCGACCCGCCACCTCGCGGGCCACGTCGGGGTCGTCGCCGCGGATGCCGTGGAGGATCGGACCGGGCGTGTGGGGGACGCAGACGGTCTCGTCCTCGCCGCAGTCGACGGTGTCCCACGCCTCGGGATACCCACAGTCTGCCGCCGCGAAGACGCTCTCGTGGTCGACGGTTCGCGGCGTTCCCCACTGCTCGGGCTCGCGATAAGAGATGTACTCGTAGGTCCACTCCTCGAGTGTCGTCCAGCTGCCGACCGCCGCGAGCGCGCCAATTTGCCCCCTGCCGTTTCCGAGTCCCCAGCTCCGGTAGCCAGCGGCGTCGATGGTCGCCTCGGCGTCGGCGATCTCGAGAAGGTCGCGGATCGCCTCGCGGGCGAACGTGGC
Protein-coding sequences here:
- a CDS encoding tRNA(Ile)(2)-agmatinylcytidine synthase; translated protein: MTVVGLDDTDSRERGMCTTYVAARIADELRQFGNVERLLLVRLNPAVEYKTRGNAALAIHVDCDAETAFSVARDELESLAETADDRTNPGLVVAGHDPDDVPGSVATFAREAIRDLLEIADAEATIDAAGYRSWGLGNGRGQIGALAAVGSWTTLEEWTYEYISYREPEQWGTPRTVDHESVFAAADCGYPEAWDTVDCGEDETVCVPHTPGPILHGIRGDDPDVAREVAGRIESEPVDRTQLFVTNQGTDAHLRDGSIADARDGRAYRLEGTVATEPETRRGGHVFFTLEDGAGRSDRANEPKTREGAAATQDDGGDRLECAAFEPTKRFRDRVRALRVGDRLTVCGEVSRGTCKLEKFAVRDLVRTERVTPTCPDCGRSMESAGRNQGYRCRDCGTTAAGKAEVELERDLEEGWYEVPPCARRHVAKPLVRGGFDATTHPER